The Toxorhynchites rutilus septentrionalis strain SRP chromosome 3, ASM2978413v1, whole genome shotgun sequence genome includes a region encoding these proteins:
- the LOC129775517 gene encoding protein C1orf43 homolog isoform X1, with product MFEKLSVEKGSKASKMEELSGVMIVLIIGGGVLAVTICFIVAKRQIVRFTLRQRRGPHVAVGHDAKKSIKKEIERRIDCIQKIYYEPKLLWDDKKDGDKYILQPDSTLPPYYYRMKAMDDIQDLEREITKHDGSTRHPRDSLRAFLLITLAAPLNGSGQRLIHQFCDMYEHARHDPNEFGEDEYQAYQRLLKKLTDAAKMLKSFTNSRKSSPNRTPVKKQSKMQSLLDPSRLRPPPIGSSVVGGIGSGAGDAGNQNARLNLSLGVHLQNQQQQQELDENEILSISRYHGETETFAIHRSFKN from the exons ATGTTTGAAAAGCTTTCCGTGGAAAAAGGAAGCAAAGCCAGCAAAATGGAGGAACTATCTGGGGTGATGATTGTGCTCATCATTGGAGGCGGGGTCCTTGCTGTCACAATTTGTTTTATCGTTGCAAAGCGACAGATTGTTCGTTTCACACTGCGACAACGTAGAGGGCCTCATGTGGCCGTGGGTCACGATGCCAAGAAG TCAATTAAAAAAGAGATCGAAAGACGAATCGATTGCATTCAAAAAATCTATTACGAACCAAAACTGCTGTGGGATGACAAAAAAGATGGTGATAAATACATTTTGCAGCCAGATTCTACTTTACCACCCTACTATTATAGAATGAAGGCAATGGATGATATACAAGATCTTG AAAGGGAAATCACGAAACATGATGGTTCTACCAGACATCCTAGGGATAGTTTGCGGGCGTTTCTGTTGATTACATTGGCCGCACCATTGAATGGTTCAGGACAAAGGCTGATTCACCAATTTTGTGATAT GTATGAGCATGCAAGGCATGATCCGAATGAATTTGGCGAGGACGAATATCAAGCCTATCAACGTTTACTCAAGAAGCTTACGGATGC GGctaaaatgttaaaatcgtTTACAAACAGTCGAAAGTCTTCGCCGAATCGAACTCCCGTCAAGAAACAGAGTAAGATGCAATCACTCTTAGATCCCTCGCGTTTGAGACCCCCACCGATTGGCAGCAGCGTGGTCGGAGGTATCGGTTCTGGTGCAGGGGATGCTGGAAACCAAAATGCCCGGTTGAATCTTTCACTTGGGGTTCATTTACAgaatcaacagcagcagcaagagtTGGATGAAAATGAAATACTGAGTATTTCACGGTACCACGGGGAAACAG AAACATTTGCCATACACAGgtctttcaaaaattga
- the LOC129775517 gene encoding protein C1orf43 homolog isoform X2, which yields MFEKLSVEKGSKASKMEELSGVMIVLIIGGGVLAVTICFIVAKRQIVRFTLRQRRGPHVAVGHDAKKSIKKEIERRIDCIQKIYYEPKLLWDDKKDGDKYILQPDSTLPPYYYRMKAMDDIQDLEREITKHDGSTRHPRDSLRAFLLITLAAPLNGSGQRLIHQFCDMYEHARHDPNEFGEDEYQAYQRLLKKLTDAAKMLKSFTNSRKSSPNRTPVKKQSKMQSLLDPSRLRPPPIGSSVVGGIGSGAGDAGNQNARLNLSLGVHLQNQQQQQELDENEILSISRYHGETGLSKIENV from the exons ATGTTTGAAAAGCTTTCCGTGGAAAAAGGAAGCAAAGCCAGCAAAATGGAGGAACTATCTGGGGTGATGATTGTGCTCATCATTGGAGGCGGGGTCCTTGCTGTCACAATTTGTTTTATCGTTGCAAAGCGACAGATTGTTCGTTTCACACTGCGACAACGTAGAGGGCCTCATGTGGCCGTGGGTCACGATGCCAAGAAG TCAATTAAAAAAGAGATCGAAAGACGAATCGATTGCATTCAAAAAATCTATTACGAACCAAAACTGCTGTGGGATGACAAAAAAGATGGTGATAAATACATTTTGCAGCCAGATTCTACTTTACCACCCTACTATTATAGAATGAAGGCAATGGATGATATACAAGATCTTG AAAGGGAAATCACGAAACATGATGGTTCTACCAGACATCCTAGGGATAGTTTGCGGGCGTTTCTGTTGATTACATTGGCCGCACCATTGAATGGTTCAGGACAAAGGCTGATTCACCAATTTTGTGATAT GTATGAGCATGCAAGGCATGATCCGAATGAATTTGGCGAGGACGAATATCAAGCCTATCAACGTTTACTCAAGAAGCTTACGGATGC GGctaaaatgttaaaatcgtTTACAAACAGTCGAAAGTCTTCGCCGAATCGAACTCCCGTCAAGAAACAGAGTAAGATGCAATCACTCTTAGATCCCTCGCGTTTGAGACCCCCACCGATTGGCAGCAGCGTGGTCGGAGGTATCGGTTCTGGTGCAGGGGATGCTGGAAACCAAAATGCCCGGTTGAATCTTTCACTTGGGGTTCATTTACAgaatcaacagcagcagcaagagtTGGATGAAAATGAAATACTGAGTATTTCACGGTACCACGGGGAAACAG gtctttcaaaaattgaaaatgtttAA